The genomic interval GCGTAGAGGCCCTGGAACGGGAAGGCGAGGTCGGAGGCGATGCTTCCGACATTGACGATAGCGCCACCCCGGCCGCGCAGATGCTCGGAGGCGATCAGCGAGCCGTGCACCGTCCCCCAGAGGTTGGTTTGGATCAACCGCTCGTGGTCCTCGAGGGCGATCTTGCGAAGCGGTCCGTAGACGGTGAGGCCGGCGACGTTGACCCAGGTGTCGAAGCCCCCGAACGTGGCGACGGCGTGGTCGGCGATGGCCTGGACATCCTCCCGCCGGCCGACATCGGCGACCACGTAGGTGGCGCGTGTCCCGAATTCCGCGGCGATGTCCGCCAGGACATCCCTGCTGCGGGCGGCGAGTACGACGCGGGCCCCGCGCCGCGCGGCCATGCGCGCTGTCGCGAGACCGATGCCGCTGGACGCGCCGGTGATCACGATGACCTGTTGGTTCAGCGGCTTGTGACCCATTCCGAAGGACTCCCATCCTGCCGCTTCGATGCGGCAGCGATGGGGGTACGCGCGACGGGACCAACTGTTTCGGCCCGCGCGCAAACCGCGCAGGCCGGAGGCGGCGGAAGACGTCCTGGCGCTCACTCGCTCGCGTGGTCGGCCACATAGCGGCCGAGTGCGCTCGCCGCGTTGAGCATGTGGGCCCGCATGCGTCGCGCCGCAGCGTCGCCATCGCCCTCCGCAATCGCCTGGAGGATCTCACCATGCTCGGTGCGTGAGCGCAGGATGCGCTCGCCCTGGCGCAATTGCGTCCGGCGGAAAGCCGACAGGCGCGAGCGGATCGCGAGCGCCTGCTCGGCCATGAAGCCGTTATGGGTCGCGCGGTACAGGGCCTCGTGGAAGGCGCGGTTGAGGGCGTCGTAGGTGTCGTAGTCCTGTGCCGCGACCGGCTCGGCCGATTGCTCGTGCAGGTCCATCAGCGCGCTGAGTTCGAGCGGCGTCATCCGGTAGGTGGCGAGCCGCACGCACAGGGCCTCGAACTCGGCGGTCGTCTCGAACATCTCCATGATCCGCTCCGGCGTCATGCGGGTGACGACGACGCCGCGGCGGGGGCGCATCTCGACCAGACCGCTGGAGGCGAGCTGGCGCAAGGCCTCGCGGACCGGGGTGCGAGAGGCGCCGAAGCGGTCGGCGAGATCCTGCTCATCCAGCGCAATACCCGCCGCGAGCACACCGGAGGCGATCTCGTCCGTCAGGGCGTTGCGGATCTGGTCGGAGAGGAGGCCGCGTCCCTCGGCCATGCCGTCCATCGCGCCACCCTCCCCCATCCGCATCACCCCACGATTGCCCGCACGATCAGGAACAGCAGCGACGGGCCGACGAGGCAGCCGATGCCGGTATGGAAGGTCGCGGTCAACGCGCCGTAGGGCACGAGCTTCGGATCGGTGGCCGCGAGCCCGCCGGCGACACCGCTGACCGTCCCCATCAGCCCGCCATAGGCCATCGCCGAGCGCGGGTTGTCGAGGCCGATCAGCCGCGCCACCAGGGGTGTCCCCACCATCACCATCACTGCCTTGGTCACGCCCGTGGCGATCGAGAGCGCCATCACGGTCGAGTCGGCGCCGAGCGCCGCGCCGGTCACCGGGCCGACGATGTAGGTGATGGCGCCGGCGCCGATCGTCGTGATCGACACCGCGTCGTGATAGCCGAAGGCCACCGCCGTCAGGGTGCCGACGAGGAAGGTCAGCACCGTGCCGAGCGCTAGCGCCACGACGCCAAGGAGGCCCGCGCGACGCGCTTCGATCACGTCCACCTCGAAGGCGGTGGCGACGATGGCGAAGTCGCGCAGCATCGCCCCGCCCATCAGGCCGATGCCGGCGAGTGCCGGGATGTCGGCCAGCCCGCGCTTCCCGCCGGTGGCGAGACCGCCGAAATAGGCGAGCACGAGTCCGAGCACGATGGCGATGGCCGAACCATGGACCCGGCCGCGCGTCAGGCGCTTCCCGAGAAAGTTCGACACCAGAATCAGGCCGCCGATGACCGCGAAGGCGGCGACCAAGCTCTGCTCGACGAAGACGTGTTCCAGCATGTGCAGCATGGGCTCAACTCCGGGTCGCCGTGGAGGGCCGCAAGGGTGCGTTCGTCGTCGCGTTCGTCTCGCCGGTCTCGCCGGCGATGACGGCGCCCGCCTGATCGACCTCGGCGCCGTCGCGCGCCGGACGCCCGCCGATCCGGCCGAGCAGGGCCGTGGCGGCAAAACACAGCGTCACGCTGCCGACGGCCGCGATGATGACGATCGGGCCCCCGCTCACCGCCGCGACGACGTTCTGTTGCGCGGCCATGGCCACGACGATGGGGATGTACATGCTGGCCCAGAACTCGACCCCGAGCTTGGTCGCGTGGCCGAGCCGGTCGTGGCGCAGCAGCCAGACGCGGGCGGCAATCAGCAGGATCATGGCGATGCCGACACCGCCGACATTGGCCTTCACGTCGAGCAGGATCCCGAGCAGGTCGCCGAGGAACACGCCGATCGAGGTGCAGAGCGCGAGGAGCGCGACGCCGAGGATTGTCATCGGGCCCCCTCCCCGCGTGGAACTGCGGCTGGCTCGACCGGCTTCGACGTCCGTATCCGGCCGCTCGTGGGCTCACTGCATGCAGCGATCATCCGGCGCTTCCTTCCTGTATCCAGTGATTCGTTTTTGTTGCCCTATCGTATGCAAGATATTGACATTGGCGCAAGTGTGGATACAAAAATAGCGATAGAACGCTGCCGAATGTACATAAACGGTCGATTCGCAGATCGGTGTATTCGCAGCGCGGCGATGACAGGGAGCGGACCGGATGAGCGGTTGGCGTCGAGAACGGGCGGCCCGCGATGCGCGGATCGAGGCGGGCCGGGCCCATGCCGCGGGCAAGGTCGTGACGGCTGCCGACGTGGTCGCTCTTCTGGAGGCGATCCTTCAGCCCGGCGACCGGGTCTGTCTGGAGGGCGACAACCAGAAGCAGGCGGATTGCCTCGCACGGGGCTTGAGCCAGTGCGACCCCGCCCGCGTGCACGATCTGCACATGGTCCAGTCCGGCATCGTGCTGCCCGAGCATCTCGACATCTTCGAGCAGGGGATCGCGAAGCGCCTCGACTATTCCTATTCGGGGCCGCAGGGCGGGCGCATCGCCCGCATGCTCTATGGCGGGCAGATCGAACTCGGGGCGGTGCACACTTATCTGGAGCTGTTCGCCCGTTACTTCGTCGATCTGACCCCGAACGTGGCGCTGATCGCCGGCGTCTCGGCCGACCGGGACGGCAACCTCTATACCGGGCCGAACACCGAGGACACGCCGACGGTGGTGGAGGCGACCGCCTTCAAGAACGGCGTCGTGGTGGCGCAGGTCAACGAGATCGTCGAGCGCGTGCCTCGCGTCGACATCCCCGGCGACCGGATCGACTTCGTGGTCGAGGCCGACAGGCCGTTCTATGTCGAGCCCCTGTTCACCCGTGATCCCGCGGCGATGACGGAGACGCAGATCCTGATGGCCATGATGGCGATCAATGGGATCTACGCCGAGTACGGCATCCGCCGGCTCAACCACGGCATCGGCTTCGGCACGGCGGCGATCGAATTGCTGCTGCCGACCTATGCCGAGCGGCTCGGCCTGAAGGGTCGGATCGCTACCCACTGGGCGCTCAACCCGCATCCGACCCTGATCCCGGCGATCGAATCGGGCTGGGTGAAACAGGTTCACTGCTTCGGCTCCGAAGTCGGCATGGACCGCTACATCCGCGAGCGCTCCGACATCTTCTTCACCGGCGCCGACGGTTCGCTCCGCTCGAACCGGGCCTTCTGCCAGACGGCCGGGCTCTATGCCTGCGACCTGTTCATCGGCTCGACCCTGCAGATCGACCTCGCCGGCCATTCCTCGACGGTGACGCAGAACCGCGTGGCCGGCTTTGGTGGCGCGCCGAACATGGGCTCCGACCCGCACGGGCGGCGCCACCCCTCCGACACCTGGATGAAGGCGGGACGCGAGGCGCAGGTCACCGGCGATCCCGCCCTGATGCGCGGCCGCAAGCTCGTGGTGCAGATCGTCGAGACGTTTGGCGAGGGGCTGGTGCCGGCTTTCGTCGAGCAACTCGATGCGCTCGAACTGGCGCGTAAGATCGGCTTGGAGCTGGCTCCGGTGATGGTCTACGCCGACGACGTCACCCACATCATCACCGAGGAAGGCATCGCCAACCTCCT from Methylobacterium sp. AMS5 carries:
- a CDS encoding GntR family transcriptional regulator, which codes for MGEGGAMDGMAEGRGLLSDQIRNALTDEIASGVLAAGIALDEQDLADRFGASRTPVREALRQLASSGLVEMRPRRGVVVTRMTPERIMEMFETTAEFEALCVRLATYRMTPLELSALMDLHEQSAEPVAAQDYDTYDALNRAFHEALYRATHNGFMAEQALAIRSRLSAFRRTQLRQGERILRSRTEHGEILQAIAEGDGDAAARRMRAHMLNAASALGRYVADHASE
- the madM gene encoding malonate transporter subunit MadM, whose translation is MLHMLEHVFVEQSLVAAFAVIGGLILVSNFLGKRLTRGRVHGSAIAIVLGLVLAYFGGLATGGKRGLADIPALAGIGLMGGAMLRDFAIVATAFEVDVIEARRAGLLGVVALALGTVLTFLVGTLTAVAFGYHDAVSITTIGAGAITYIVGPVTGAALGADSTVMALSIATGVTKAVMVMVGTPLVARLIGLDNPRSAMAYGGLMGTVSGVAGGLAATDPKLVPYGALTATFHTGIGCLVGPSLLFLIVRAIVG
- the madL gene encoding malonate transporter subunit MadL; this encodes MTILGVALLALCTSIGVFLGDLLGILLDVKANVGGVGIAMILLIAARVWLLRHDRLGHATKLGVEFWASMYIPIVVAMAAQQNVVAAVSGGPIVIIAAVGSVTLCFAATALLGRIGGRPARDGAEVDQAGAVIAGETGETNATTNAPLRPSTATRS
- the mdcA gene encoding malonate decarboxylase subunit alpha — protein: MSGWRRERAARDARIEAGRAHAAGKVVTAADVVALLEAILQPGDRVCLEGDNQKQADCLARGLSQCDPARVHDLHMVQSGIVLPEHLDIFEQGIAKRLDYSYSGPQGGRIARMLYGGQIELGAVHTYLELFARYFVDLTPNVALIAGVSADRDGNLYTGPNTEDTPTVVEATAFKNGVVVAQVNEIVERVPRVDIPGDRIDFVVEADRPFYVEPLFTRDPAAMTETQILMAMMAINGIYAEYGIRRLNHGIGFGTAAIELLLPTYAERLGLKGRIATHWALNPHPTLIPAIESGWVKQVHCFGSEVGMDRYIRERSDIFFTGADGSLRSNRAFCQTAGLYACDLFIGSTLQIDLAGHSSTVTQNRVAGFGGAPNMGSDPHGRRHPSDTWMKAGREAQVTGDPALMRGRKLVVQIVETFGEGLVPAFVEQLDALELARKIGLELAPVMVYADDVTHIITEEGIANLLLCRTADEREQAIRGVAGYTEIGRGRDRAMVERLRQRGIVRRPEDLGIEPLDADRSLLAARSIKDLVHWSGGLYEPPAKFRNW